Proteins from a genomic interval of Mycolicibacterium grossiae:
- a CDS encoding phosphatase PAP2 family protein produces the protein MTSPRGPVVAVTAVAAVVYAILWTGWTARWGWLDAVDTGTLSAAYRAGAGSDAWVGTWNAICTLFSPFVFRVVGLVVIVHALVRRRFRIAGFLFGTVELSGPLTEAAKWLAHRPRPDTAMVEAASSSFPSGHALGGLACVLALSLVAWPRLSEAVRPWWAVAAVLVVVAVGVGRVALNVHHASDVVAGWALATVWCALWLPLLPRVRAADETPAAPGTAR, from the coding sequence ATGACCTCTCCGAGGGGCCCCGTCGTGGCCGTGACCGCGGTGGCCGCCGTGGTGTACGCGATCCTGTGGACCGGGTGGACGGCCCGGTGGGGTTGGCTGGACGCCGTCGACACCGGGACGCTGTCGGCCGCCTACCGCGCCGGTGCGGGCAGCGACGCGTGGGTGGGGACGTGGAACGCGATCTGCACGCTGTTCTCCCCGTTCGTGTTCCGGGTGGTGGGGCTCGTCGTCATCGTGCACGCGCTCGTCCGGCGCCGCTTCCGCATCGCGGGCTTCCTCTTCGGCACCGTCGAGCTGTCCGGTCCGCTGACCGAGGCGGCGAAGTGGCTGGCACACCGACCGCGGCCGGATACGGCGATGGTGGAGGCCGCGTCCTCGTCGTTCCCGTCCGGCCACGCGCTGGGCGGGCTGGCGTGCGTGCTGGCGCTGTCGTTGGTGGCGTGGCCCCGGCTGTCCGAGGCCGTGCGGCCGTGGTGGGCCGTCGCCGCCGTGCTGGTGGTGGTGGCGGTCGGCGTGGGTCGGGTGGCGCTGAACGTGCACCACGCCTCGGACGTCGTCGCCGGGTGGGCGCTGGCCACGGTGTGGTGTGCGCTCTGGCTGCCGCTGCTGCCGCGGGTCAGGGCAGCGGACGAAACACCGGCAGCGCCCGGTACCGCACGGTGA
- a CDS encoding purine-cytosine permease family protein, producing the protein MDSGVDEADLDTMTATKETLEDYTLRFAPRSYRKWSTRVVGISALGGIAYLADFAIGANIGISYGTTNALWGILIFAVVVMATGFPVAYYSARYNIDLDLVTRGSGFGYYGSVVTNVIFATFTFIFFALEGSIMAQGLELGLGIPLWLGYAASTLVIFPLVIYGMKVLSTLQVWTTPLWLVLMVAPFVYLVVSHPESVGQFFAYQGENGGTGFDLGSTLLAAGVCLSLIAQIAEQNDYLRFMPPKTPENKRSWWTWVFLAGPGWVIFGAIKQIVGLFLAVYLIANVADSAGIANQPVHQFLEIYENFLPGWLAMTLAVVLVVISQIKINVTNAYSGSLAWTNSFTRVTKTYPGRLVFLGVNLLIALILMEANMFDFLNTILGFYANCGMAWVVVVASDIVFNKYLLKLSPKVPEFRRGMLYAFNPVGFGSMLIAAGVSVLAFFGGLGEAVRPYSPLVAIGLALVLPPIIAVATKGRYYLRRTDDGIDLPMFDQYGNPADDHLKCHVCHHDYERPDMMKAASHDGFICSLCLSTDKTGEHVLPAQS; encoded by the coding sequence ATGGACTCGGGAGTCGACGAGGCCGACCTCGACACCATGACGGCCACCAAGGAGACCTTGGAGGACTACACGCTGCGCTTCGCCCCGCGCAGCTACCGCAAGTGGTCGACCCGCGTGGTCGGCATCTCGGCGCTCGGCGGCATCGCCTACCTCGCCGACTTCGCGATCGGCGCCAACATCGGCATCTCCTACGGCACCACCAATGCGCTGTGGGGCATCCTCATCTTCGCGGTCGTGGTGATGGCCACCGGGTTCCCGGTGGCCTACTACTCGGCGCGCTACAACATCGACCTCGACCTCGTCACCCGCGGCAGCGGGTTCGGCTACTACGGCTCGGTGGTCACCAACGTCATCTTCGCGACGTTCACGTTCATCTTCTTCGCCCTCGAAGGCTCGATCATGGCCCAGGGACTGGAGTTGGGCCTCGGCATCCCGCTGTGGCTCGGCTACGCGGCGTCCACACTAGTGATCTTCCCGCTGGTGATCTACGGCATGAAGGTGCTCTCCACGCTGCAGGTGTGGACCACGCCGCTGTGGCTGGTGCTCATGGTGGCGCCGTTCGTCTACCTGGTGGTCAGCCATCCCGAATCGGTCGGCCAGTTCTTCGCCTACCAGGGCGAGAACGGCGGCACGGGATTCGATCTGGGCTCCACGCTGCTGGCCGCCGGGGTCTGCCTGTCGCTGATCGCGCAGATCGCCGAGCAGAACGACTACCTGCGCTTCATGCCGCCCAAGACGCCGGAGAACAAGCGCAGCTGGTGGACGTGGGTGTTCCTCGCCGGCCCCGGCTGGGTGATCTTCGGCGCCATCAAGCAGATCGTCGGGCTCTTCCTCGCGGTGTACCTCATCGCCAACGTGGCCGACAGCGCCGGCATCGCGAACCAGCCGGTGCACCAGTTCCTGGAGATCTACGAGAACTTCCTGCCCGGCTGGCTGGCCATGACGCTCGCCGTGGTGCTGGTCGTGATCAGCCAGATCAAGATCAACGTCACCAACGCCTACTCGGGTTCGCTCGCGTGGACCAACTCGTTCACCCGCGTCACCAAGACCTACCCCGGTCGCCTGGTGTTCCTCGGCGTCAACCTGCTGATCGCGCTGATCCTGATGGAAGCCAACATGTTCGACTTCCTCAACACCATCCTCGGGTTCTACGCGAACTGCGGCATGGCGTGGGTCGTCGTCGTCGCCTCCGACATCGTGTTCAACAAGTACCTGCTCAAGCTGTCGCCCAAGGTTCCGGAGTTCCGCCGCGGCATGTTGTACGCGTTCAACCCGGTCGGCTTCGGCTCCATGTTGATCGCCGCGGGCGTGTCGGTGCTGGCGTTCTTCGGCGGCCTCGGCGAGGCCGTCCGGCCGTACTCGCCGCTGGTGGCGATCGGGCTGGCGCTGGTCCTGCCGCCCATCATCGCGGTGGCCACCAAGGGCCGGTACTACCTGCGCCGCACCGACGACGGCATCGACCTGCCGATGTTCGACCAGTACGGCAACCCGGCCGACGATCACCTCAAATGCCATGTCTGTCACCACGATTACGAGCGTCCGGACATGATGAAGGCGGCCTCGCACGACGGCTTCATCTGCTCGCTGTGCCTGTCCACGGACAAGACCGGCGAACACGTCCTGCCCGCTCAGTCCTGA